CTTTTGGCTACGAAAGGGATTGCCTGGAGCGATAGTAGACGCTTTGATGATAATAAAACGCGTATTGCTAATGTTGGAAATGCCGGCTCGGTGAGTATTCCTGAAGACTACTATGACTTCGCATCTGGTATGGCAAAAAAAGCAAAATATGATACGGATTGGCAAGATGCCTTATACCGTAATGCACCTTTTCAACGTCATAATCTATCAACCTATGGCGGTAACGAAAAAAATCGCTATTTCCTAAGTGGATCTTATCAGAATCAACAAGGGATCATGCTCGGGACGGATCAAAAGGTCTTTAATTTCCGCGCCAATATCGATAGCAAAGTCAGCAAGAGATTGACCGTTGGTGCAAATGTTTCATTTACATATAATGACAACAACGAGGTGACGACAGGACGTTACGACAGAAGCCCATCAATGGCCGCGTTAATTTATTTGCCTACCCTCCCTGTTTATAACGAAGATGGAACCTATGCCAAATACCTGATGGCTGATCTTTCGGCGAACAATTACGGTATCCAAAATCCTGAAAACCCATTGGCCTATGTCACTGAGATTAAAAACAATCGTCGTGGAAAAAGGGGGTTATACAATGCCTTTGCTGATTTTTCCATTATTGATGGCCTAAATCTGAAAATAAACGGTGGATTGTCTACTTACGACGAGAAGTATGATTATTTCCGTCCTACAAGTCTTTCTGATGGGAATAACAAACCGTTTTCACCGCAAGCGGTATCTGCAGCCTATGCAGATGCCAAGACAAAAAATGAATTGGACAAATTGCTGGAAACAACGTTAAACTATAACAAGACTTTTGGTGGTAAACACCAGGTATCCGCTTTATTGGGCTATTCGGCTCAACGAACAGATTACGATTATCAAGGTGTGAGAGCCAACGGTTTTAATAATAATGCAATTGGGGAAATTACAGATAAAGGAGCCGATCCTTCTAATTTCCAATTGCTAAAAGACGATACGTTCAAACGCATTACAACGCTCCAGTCATATTTTAGCCGTGTAAGCTATAGCTTTGATTCCAAATATTTCCTTTCAGCTTCCATTCGTACCGATGGATCATCACGTTTCGGGCCAAATAATAAATGGGGAACCTTCCCATCGGTTTCAGGTGGTTGGACCCTCTCCAAGGAGGAGTTTTATACGGATTGGTTAGGACAACAGTCAACGGTCAAACTAAGAGCGAGCTGGGGACGTAGTGGAAATAATAATATTGGTGATTATCGCGCGTTATCCGTTATCAACTCGCCAGCAGGAGTTATTCTTGGTGATAAAGTGGAGACTTCCTATACAGCAGGTGATCTGTTCGATCCAAAATTGGGTTGGGAATCAACCTCGCAATACAACGCTGGCGTGGATCTCGGTTTGTTAAAAGGACGACTCAACATTATGACCAACTTCTACCTGAGCCGTTCCTTCAATTTATTATTCAATCAGCCACTCTCCGCTGTATCCGGATCAACAACAATCTTGACCAATCTGCCAAATTCGAAGGTGCAGAACAAAGGTTTTGATGTGCAGGTTGATGCCACACTGATTCGCAAAAATGAATTTGAATTAGGATTCAGTGGGAATATCAATGTCAACAGAAATAAAGTGCTCGATCTTGGTGGGGCTTCTACCATCTTGACGAATGGTGCTGAACGCTCCTACTTAACGCATATTACACAAGAAGGAAGTCCGATTGGTATGTTCTACGGCTTTAAAGTTTTGGGTGTTGCCACGGAGGAAAACTATAAAACTGTCGCACCTTCCGCTGCTTCAACAACTCCGCTACAACCTGGAGATCTTTATTTTGAAGATGTTGACGGCAATGGTATCGTCAATGATGCCGATAAACGTGTGATCGGCAATCCGCATCCTAATTTCACCTATGGCTTTGCCGTCAACGCACGCTATAAGGCATTTGATCTACGCGCATCATTTAATGGCTCCCAAGGGAATAAAGTGCTGGATGGCTATGATTATTACCTCTATAATATGGAAGGTTCCGGCAATCAATATGCGGATGTCGCACAACGCTACCGTTCGGCTCAAAATCCGGGAAATGGTAAAGTATACCGTGCATCGCGTGGCGGTACGCAAAGTAACAGTACACGTCTTTCCGATTTTTACCTGCAGGACGGTTCATTCCTGCGTATGACAAATATTGCTTTGGGTTACAATCTTCCCAAGAGCCTAGCAGAAAAACTAACACTTTCTGGTGTAAGGGTCTACGCTACAGTGGACAATCCATTTACGATTTCTAAATACAAAGGCTACAATCCAGAACCGGATTATAATCAACGCGGCAACTTAACTCCAGGTGTGGATTATGGGCTTTATCCATTGGTGCGGTCGTATAACCTTGGTGTGAAAGTAACGTTCTAATAGCAGGATCAAGGAGCTATTGTGCGTGGGAATTTCAAGGAAACCTCCGTTTTGATAGCTCTAGTATTGTAAAACTAGTCCTACGAACTGCGCTTTGCAGTTACGTAGGCTGATGAAAAATAAAAAAATAACAGGATGAAAAAAAGATATATATTACCCTTTGTTTTGTTGGCATTGTCTTCATGTACCAAAGATTTTTTAAATCAGAAAAACCCCAATGCCGTCACAATCGATGATTACTTCAAGTCGGAAAATGATGTCCTTTTGGCTGTCAACGGCCTCTATCAATCACTTCGTTCGGGAAGCACGATCGGGGAATCCAGCACGTTGTATAACGAGGAACGTTCGGATAATAGTGGGCGTAATGATAACCAATCCAATGCCGGGGAGCCTTTTCAATTCAATGACTTTTCGTTGCTGCCAAGTAATACCTATCTCAAGACACATTGGTCGGCTATGTACGCAGCAATCAGCCGCTGTAATGTGGTTCTTTCACATGTCGACGATGTGACTTTTACAAGTGCTGAATTAAAAGGACGTTATATTGCGGAAGTGAAATTCGTTCGTGCATTATTATATTTCCATCTGGTACGTAAATTCGGAGATATTCCATTATCTACCGTACAGGTGACCAGTAAAGAACAAGCAAATGAATTGGCTTTTCGACAGAAAGAGTCGATTGTGTACGAACAGATCATTAAAGATCTGACGGAGGCATTGTCCAGCAATCTTCCCAATACGCAAAAAGATTACGTTATTGGCAGAGCATCTAAATCGGCCATCAATGCAATTTTGGGACAGGTATACTTAACTTTGGGTGCAACGCAGACATCAGGTAATGCGGAAAATTTTGCGAAAGCAGAACAGTACCTCAATGCGGCCTACCAAATGCGAACTTTTGGTAAACTGAACGAAATCCCCTATGCGGATGTTTTCGATGTGACCAAGAAAAATAGCTGTAAAGAACTCGTTTTTCAGATTCAGTATAAACAGGGAGACCAAAACTATAGCTCAAGTATTGCCCGTAATTATCAAGCACGGGGAGAAACCATCAATTCACGCTATAACTCGACCGGTGCTGGTGAAGTGGCAAAACTAGATTTGGTTAAAGATTACGAGCAAAGCGATATCCGAAAAGATTTCTCTGTGAAGTTTGCAACAAATACCCAGGTTAACGATTGGTTTGTAACCAAATTTAGGGATAACAGTGACGCTGCCGGTACCAATGGTTGGGGCGGAAACGACTGGATCTTGATCCGTTACGCGGATGTGATGCTGTTGTTGGCCGAGGCCAAGTATCATCTGGGTAAGGATGCGGAAGCTATCGCGCTGTTAGATCAAGTACGTGAACGTGCCGGATTGCCTTCCTATGCTGCTTCCATGTTAAATACGGCTTATCGCAGTAAATATCCAACTTTAAAGGAGGCTATATTGCATGAACGCCGTGTGGAACTGGCATTTGAAAACCAACGTTGGTTTGATCTCATCCGTAATTACAATGCACAGGAACTGGTGACTTATTTCAAAACGAAAAGCCAGGCTGATTACGGAAATGCTAAAATCTCCAATATTTCGACAAAAGATCGATACTATCCAATTCCTTTTGACGAATATAAGCTGGATCCGACACGTATGTATCAAAATCCGGGTTATTAATCTGTTATCGAATGGATATGATAAAGAATATCAGAAAAATCTTGTTACTTGTCTTGGGAATATGCTGTATGCATATTTCCAAAGGTCAGGTAAACAATATGCCTAATGGCCCACAGGATTGGCTGATCAAGAAGAATTATTATGCATCCTATTTGCTTTTAAAAGATTCTGCCCTTATACAGGAGCTCGTCAGCTCCAAGGCGATAGCACAGGTATTGGAAAAACGGTTCGAACGGTTTAACAACAGCGCTAGTTGCGCCGATCTCATGTGCTATTTGAATGCCTTCAAATGGCAGGATAACGAAATCGACCTGTTGGCAGAGCAGCTGGCGGAGCAACTTGGTCATAACAAGAAGTTGGACCAGCTTGTTCAGGCAAGTCTTATTCCATCAATGACCTATGGTGTCTTGCATCATGAAACAGCAAAGGCCTATTTTACGAAAGCCTTGAAACAGGATTTAAAGGCAATGAATTATGTAGTGGACGTCTATGCGGGTGGCGAAAGTCCCAATTACCCCAAGATAGATTCGATCTCTTTCGATGTAAGAACTGCGGCCTACCTTCACCTTTTGGACGATGTTCGCCAAGACATCCGCAAAGATATTCCGACCCCTAAAATGGCATTTTTTATGACCATGATGACTGCAGTACGCTTGTTGGAAATTAATGAGCGATGGGACGCAGCACAACTTGAGCCGCTGATTGAACTCGAAAACAAGAAAGCTTACGAAGCGGTCAAAAATACCGACTTTGCCAGCTATCCTTATAGTCTGTTGCTGACCTTAGGTGCGGGCCCCGAGCTGTATGGACAGCCTATTAGTCCTGGTGGAATGTTACGTGCGCGGATGGCAGCCCGAAGCTACTTTGAAAAATTGGCTCCTTTTATTGTACTGTCTGGCGGTAAAGTACATCCCTATAAGACGCACTTTATTGAGGCAATAGAAATGAAAAAGTATCTGATTGAGGTTATGGGAGTACCCGAAGCGGCAATATTGATTGATCCGCACGCGAGACATACGACCACAAATTTGCGAAATACCGCACGTATCCTGTTAAATTATGGTTTTCCAAAAGATAAATACGCCATCGTTAACAGTAGTAAAGTGCACATTGATGCGGTGGAAAAGATGGGCGATCGTTGCATGCGTGAATTGGGGTATATTCCCTATACATTGGGTAAACGAATTTCAGATGTGATCATCGAGTTCAAGGCAAAAGAAGAGGCCTATACAATCGATCCAGATGAACCCTTGGATCCTTAGCCGACTAAATGGTCGGCTGCTCGCCTATTAACTGAGCGGATCGGCTTTGCTTACCGCCTAGCGGCAGGGCATGAAAAAGATCTGTAGCGGTGTACGCTACAGATCTTTTTTATTTTAATAAAATGGACTTCCCTTCTTTAGCCGAGCGTTTTGCCGCTTCCAGG
The Sphingobacterium multivorum genome window above contains:
- a CDS encoding RagB/SusD family nutrient uptake outer membrane protein, which produces MKKRYILPFVLLALSSCTKDFLNQKNPNAVTIDDYFKSENDVLLAVNGLYQSLRSGSTIGESSTLYNEERSDNSGRNDNQSNAGEPFQFNDFSLLPSNTYLKTHWSAMYAAISRCNVVLSHVDDVTFTSAELKGRYIAEVKFVRALLYFHLVRKFGDIPLSTVQVTSKEQANELAFRQKESIVYEQIIKDLTEALSSNLPNTQKDYVIGRASKSAINAILGQVYLTLGATQTSGNAENFAKAEQYLNAAYQMRTFGKLNEIPYADVFDVTKKNSCKELVFQIQYKQGDQNYSSSIARNYQARGETINSRYNSTGAGEVAKLDLVKDYEQSDIRKDFSVKFATNTQVNDWFVTKFRDNSDAAGTNGWGGNDWILIRYADVMLLLAEAKYHLGKDAEAIALLDQVRERAGLPSYAASMLNTAYRSKYPTLKEAILHERRVELAFENQRWFDLIRNYNAQELVTYFKTKSQADYGNAKISNISTKDRYYPIPFDEYKLDPTRMYQNPGY
- a CDS encoding YdcF family protein, which translates into the protein MDMIKNIRKILLLVLGICCMHISKGQVNNMPNGPQDWLIKKNYYASYLLLKDSALIQELVSSKAIAQVLEKRFERFNNSASCADLMCYLNAFKWQDNEIDLLAEQLAEQLGHNKKLDQLVQASLIPSMTYGVLHHETAKAYFTKALKQDLKAMNYVVDVYAGGESPNYPKIDSISFDVRTAAYLHLLDDVRQDIRKDIPTPKMAFFMTMMTAVRLLEINERWDAAQLEPLIELENKKAYEAVKNTDFASYPYSLLLTLGAGPELYGQPISPGGMLRARMAARSYFEKLAPFIVLSGGKVHPYKTHFIEAIEMKKYLIEVMGVPEAAILIDPHARHTTTNLRNTARILLNYGFPKDKYAIVNSSKVHIDAVEKMGDRCMRELGYIPYTLGKRISDVIIEFKAKEEAYTIDPDEPLDP
- a CDS encoding SusC/RagA family TonB-linked outer membrane protein, which codes for MKFKANNVFWLLCTIAASSPAVQAKPFTLTTSQFTYAQGIVKGRVLDAQGNAIAGATVQNLKSKKSVQSDERGNFQIEAEMGDNLSISFIGYGRLVQAVSQSNGQIFSLKTDENTLEEVTISIGYQRIRKSDVTGAIASVKAEELNLSAPKLSQALVGKVAGVQVMQTSGAPYDGTKMRVRGMGSINAGSDPLYVIDGYPAGNNLNINPNDIESIDVLKDAASAAIYGSRGAGGVVLITTKRGKEGKSNVDYEVLGGFGQLSKKIDVLNSEQFIDLLIDGRNNSYKDLLATKGIAWSDSRRFDDNKTRIANVGNAGSVSIPEDYYDFASGMAKKAKYDTDWQDALYRNAPFQRHNLSTYGGNEKNRYFLSGSYQNQQGIMLGTDQKVFNFRANIDSKVSKRLTVGANVSFTYNDNNEVTTGRYDRSPSMAALIYLPTLPVYNEDGTYAKYLMADLSANNYGIQNPENPLAYVTEIKNNRRGKRGLYNAFADFSIIDGLNLKINGGLSTYDEKYDYFRPTSLSDGNNKPFSPQAVSAAYADAKTKNELDKLLETTLNYNKTFGGKHQVSALLGYSAQRTDYDYQGVRANGFNNNAIGEITDKGADPSNFQLLKDDTFKRITTLQSYFSRVSYSFDSKYFLSASIRTDGSSRFGPNNKWGTFPSVSGGWTLSKEEFYTDWLGQQSTVKLRASWGRSGNNNIGDYRALSVINSPAGVILGDKVETSYTAGDLFDPKLGWESTSQYNAGVDLGLLKGRLNIMTNFYLSRSFNLLFNQPLSAVSGSTTILTNLPNSKVQNKGFDVQVDATLIRKNEFELGFSGNINVNRNKVLDLGGASTILTNGAERSYLTHITQEGSPIGMFYGFKVLGVATEENYKTVAPSAASTTPLQPGDLYFEDVDGNGIVNDADKRVIGNPHPNFTYGFAVNARYKAFDLRASFNGSQGNKVLDGYDYYLYNMEGSGNQYADVAQRYRSAQNPGNGKVYRASRGGTQSNSTRLSDFYLQDGSFLRMTNIALGYNLPKSLAEKLTLSGVRVYATVDNPFTISKYKGYNPEPDYNQRGNLTPGVDYGLYPLVRSYNLGVKVTF